The sequence AGCTCGCCGGCGGAAAAGCTGAGCTTCGCCTCGCCCAGGAAGTCCCGCGCGCCGCGCCAGGCGAGCGACCAGTGCAGCGCCTGCGACAGACGCTCCAGGAACTGCTCCACGTCCAGCTCATCCAGCGACGCGCGGCCGACGTCCGCGAAGAACGCCTCCATGGGCGACCCGCCCACCGCGCTCCCCCCGTGGTCCCACTCGTCCATCTGCACCACCAGGAAGAGCCGGTTCGCCACGATTCCAGGCTCCACCTGGCCGCTCCCGCCGCCGGCCATGAACATCCCGCCCTCGTCGCTGGGATGCACCCGGATGTTCGCCACGACGCCGTCGTCGAAGCCCTCGTAGTCCGTCGTCGAGCCGACCATCGCCGGCCCCGCGTCCGCGAACGCCGCCCACCCCAGCACGATCTCGTCGGTCACGTTGGGCCCGGAGAGAAGCGTCTCGGGGTCGGACTCGTCGAGGCAGCGGATGGTGAGGAGCCGAACGCTGTAGGCGGTGGGGGCGAGCTCCAGCCGGCTCCAGTTGCTCCTGGGCTCCGCCGCTCCGGCGCGGGGCACACGCACGGCCACGTCGTACGCGCCGGGTGCGATCGCCACCGGAAGCGTCGCCTCCACGCGGGAACCCCCCTCGCCCACCCGCCCCAGCACCACGATCACCTGCTCGTTGTCCACCGTCTGGAACCCCGTTTCCGCGAGCGACTGCCGCTCGGCCGGGCGCAGGTACACCGGCGCGATCTGCGAGCTTCCCGGGAAGGAGCCCTGGAGCACCACGCGCGTCCCTTCCGGCGTCAGCCGCGCACCCGCCGCGTCGATGCGGGGCGCGCCGGACCGCTGGTCGCGGGCAGTGGAGCCGACGCGCCCCACCCCCAGCCGCCCCGCGGATGTACGTCCGCCCTGGATGATGATCGACGTCTGGCCAGTGGCCGCGGAGAAGCGCCGCGCGTCCGCCAGGGTGACGGGGGTGGAGCGTGCCAGGCGGGCGAGCTCGGCCGGCATGGCGCGGGACCGCACCTCCGCCGGGATGGCGCGGTAGTCCGCCACCATGCGGGCGAGCGAGGCGCGGGAGGCGGGATTTCGCGCCAGCGCCTCCTGCACGGCGCGGTCGAGGTCGGATGCGTTCGGCTCGCCGGCGAGCACCCGGTCGGCGGAGTGCATCACCGACCCGTAGAACCCGCCCGCCCGCCGCGACCGCTCGAAGCTGCGCGTGAGCCGCTGGATGGGGGTCATCGCTTCCCCCTTTCGCGCCGCGGACGCCGGCGCCGCGGCGGGCGCGGGAAGGGGGCGCGCGACGCGGGGACGCGCCGGCACCTGGGCCGCGGACACATGCACGTTCGCGCTCAGCACGACTCCGATCGCGGCGATGCAGAGCGCGCTCTTCCGGTGCAGACTCTTCATGGCGACTCCCGAGGCGCACCGCGCGGGCGGCGCTGGGGTGGAGGCGGGCTCGTGCTCCGCGCCTGGTGCGGAGCAGCCGGTGGCGGCTCGTGAGCGTGGGGTACGCGCACAAGCTTCCCCCGGGCCGCGCTTGCGCACTGTACATCGCCGGCGGGCGACAATCAACAAGAACGTTCGGGCCGGGCGGCGCCCGCTCCCCTCGGCGGATGGACGAACAACGGCGGCAGCGCGCGGTCCGCGCTGCGCTAGGTCGCAAAGAACAGCAAGATCGGTGGAGCGCGGCCCCGGCCCGCCGCCTACATTCGTGCAACACCACAAAGGAACGCGATGACGACAGCGGCGCTGGTAAACTACCGTGCGAGAATGCGGCGGGTGCTGGACCACATCGACCAGAACCTCGACGGCGACCTGGGGCTGGCGGCACTCGCGCGCGTCGCGGCGTTCTCGAAGTACCACTTCCACCGGCAGTTCGCCGCGACCTTCGGCATCACCGTGCACCGCTACGTCCAGCTCGCGCGGATGAAGCGGGCATCGTACTGGCTGGCGTTCAGGGACGACGCGAACATCACCGCGGTCGCGCTGGACGCCGGCTACGAGGCGTCGGACGCGTTCACCCGGGCCTTTCGCGACCGGATCGGCCAAACCCCCTCCGCCTTCCGCAACTCTCCCGACTGGGAGCGCTGGCGCGAGGCCTTTGCACCCCTCTCGCAAGCAAGGAGCAAGCTGATGGCGAACTATTCCGCCGCCGACGTGAACATCCGCGAGGTCCCTGAGACTCCCGTGGCGGTGATGCAGCACCGTGGCGACCCCGCCCGAATCGGCGAGACGATTCAGCGGTTCATCGCGTGGCGCAGGGCGGCCGCACTGCCGCCGAAAGTGAGCGCGACTTTCAACGTCTTCCACGACGATCCCCGCACCACGGCCCCCGCGAAGTACCGCCTGGACCTCTGCGCGGCGACCGGCAGCCCGATCGCGGCGAACGACCACGGCGTCGAGGCGGGCTCGATCCCCGGCGGGCGCTGCGCGGTTCTTTGCGTCGTGGGCTCGGCCGACGACCTGGAGCCGGCCGCGCTCTTTCTCTATCGCGACTGGCTCCCCGCCAGCGGCGAGGAGCCTCGCGACTTCCCTCTCTTCTGCCAGCGGGTGACGTTCTTCCCCGACGTCCCAGAGCACGCCGCCATCACCGACCTGTACCTGCCGCTGAAGTGATCCGGGCAGGCGCGCTGAACCGCACTCTGGCATCACCGAAAAAGAACTGCCCCCACCCCGGTTTGAGCCGGCGTGGGTCCTCTGTTTCACACCGATGTCCAGCTTTTCAGGAGAGCAGCCCCCGCGGGGGTGGCGTACCGTTTGTCAGTGCCGACGTCGCCTGCAGCATCCGATGCCGTTACAATCAGCCGTTCGGCAGAAGCCGGGCACCTATCTGACCACGGGTGTTTTGCAATCCGATGAAGGAAGAACTATCTCTCCCTGCGGCTATTCTATTGCGTCCAGGACGGCCTGGGCATTCGTTGTGGCGGGTACTCCGGTTCAGACACGCCCCTGGCACGCCATGGAGATTCGCATTGAGAGCTTCGGCGACAGCAGCGCGCCCGAACGAGAACGGAATGTACGAGTCTCGGAGCGAGTGATGGCGGACGAGATCCGCGAGAGCGACCGTGAGCGGTACACGCGGGCGCTGACGCGGCGAACCACGCTGGAGGAAGTGGAGGCCCGGCTGCCGGAGTGGGCCGAAGGCTTCATGGACCCAGAGTGGTTCTGGCCGCCGGGTGGTGCGCGGTGGGAGGAGTTCCTCACCGGCCTTCACGGAGAGGCCGAGCTGTGGGAGTACTGCATCCCCTTCGCGGGCGAAACGGGAGAAGGCGGATACGCGATCGTGCGCGATGGAGAGGTAGTGGAGGTTTACATGCTGGTGATGTCGTAGAGGGCGAGACCCCCGACGTCCAGTGCTGAACCTGGAAAGTCCCCCACTTGGCCGCTTTCCGACCGTGGCCGCCCAGCCCCTCCGCGAGGGGAGGATCTCGACGGGTTGCGGCAGCAGATCCGCTGGCGGATGCTGCGCGAGTTTGTCGGCAACGAGGATCTGGAGGTCCGCCGCCGCATCATCCCGCAGCTGCGGCTGGAGCCGGAGCGCTACCCCCTGGAGCTGCGCCCGATGGTGGGCCGGGCCGTGGAGATCGCGCGGGCCCACCCGGACCCCGTACATCCGGCACCGGATCGAGGTGCAGCCAGGAGCCGATGTGCCGCTCATGCCCATTCCGGACACCAGAGCGAAGTGGCGGTGAGGCATCTGCTGCAACTGGTCCGGCCCCAGCGTGCCGCGGTGGGCGATGGGCTCGTGGCGTTGCGGCTCTGGAGCGCATAGCCGATTTCTTCCCCCCTCCGTTCGAGTGAGCACATGACACTGCAGCTCCTGGAAGGCGAGCGCGACTGGCTCGTGGCGGTCGTAAGAGACCTCCCGAACGATGCTCCCAGACTTGCCTACGCGAACTGGCTGGAGAGCCGCGCTCCGGACCGGGCCCGCTTCCTCCGCGAGTTCGTCCGGGCTTCCGCCTCGATGGAGCCGGACGACTTCCCCCGGGCGGACGGACTGCCCGAGGAGTGGCTGGAGCTCGTCGGATTTCGGCTCCTCGAGCGGCTCTCGGACTCCAACGTACCCGACCTGAAGGACAGCGTCCTTCGCCTGGCGCGGCCGGCGTTGCGCATGAAGCTGGGTGACGCGGCGGGCGCGCGGACCGCCGAGGAAGCCGAGCGCCGCGCCGAAGTCGGCGGGACCGGCATCATCAGCCGTCTCCTTCGCCTGGTGCGGCCCGCGCCAGAGGTAGTGGAGACGACCGGCGGTGTTCCCGCCGCGATCCCGGTTGGGGCCAGCAGAATCGGGGGGCATCCCGACCTGCCGCCCAACTACCCCTGGCCACGTGGCCGCGATTGCAGCGGCATGGATGCGGAAGAGACAGCCGGCTACGACGCGCTGGCCGGCTTTCTTGCGCAGGTCAACCTCGCGGAGATCGCGCACACGCAGGCGGCCCGAGATCTCCCCTCCGCGGGAGTGCTCTCGTTCTTCGCTTTCCAGGACGACGATGAGAACAACCCCGACACGGTCGGTGCCAAGGTGGTCTACTTTCCCGACCCCGCGGTGCTGGTGCCGACCGAGCCGCCGGAGGAGCTGGCCGCCACGAACGGCTTCATCCCGCCGCAGCGCCTGACATTTGAGGAAACGCTCGATCTTCCGGAGTACAGGAGCGGACCCTGGAGCGGGGAAATCACGCCTGATCCAAAGGTCCGCTACGACGCGCTGGAGTACTTCAACGAGCTGAACTTCGAGAACATGCTCGGCTACGGGCGCGCCACGTCGGGCGACGATCCGACGCCTTCAAAGGAGTCGCGGCACCTGATCCTGCTTCGTACCGTATACGGGGTCGCGCTGCACATCCAGATCGATCGTGACGCTCTCGCCGCCCGCAGATTCGACAGGTTCACCCTTGCATGGGTGGATGTCGATCCCGGTTGGTGAAGGCGGCGAGGCGCGGCGTAGGATCCGCGGAGTTCGCAGAATACCCAAACACTCGCCGACACCCTGATCCGATGAAGGAGAAACTGCTTACCGTCGAGGAAAGCTTCGAGGTCGCGGGAAGGGGGCTGATCGTCATCCCGGTTCCCATAGTCGCCGCGGTTCCCGGGCCCGCCGACCTAGACGTCGAGCTCCGGCGGCCAGATGGCTCGCGACGGGACGCGGTACTCTCGATACTCCATGCGTTCGGACAACCGCCTACGCCGGAGCCGCGCCGGGTGTGCCTGTTCAGGGGCCTGCGCAAAGAGGACGTCCCGCCAGGTACCGAGATATGGCGCGAGGCTGACAACATCGGGCGCCCGCCGGCGGCGGTTCGTCACACGGAAACGCGCGAGACGTGAATGCGAGTGAGCACATGACCTTGCAGCTCCTGGAAGGCGAGCGCGACCGGCTCGCCGCGGTCGTCGAGGACCTCCCGAACGATGCTCCCAGGCTCGCCTACGCGGACTGGCTGGAGAGCCGCGCTCCGGACCGCGCCCGCTTCCTCCGCGAGTTCGTCCGGGCTTCCGCCTCGATGGAGCCGGACGACTTCCCCCGGGCGGACGGACTGCCCGAGGAGTGGCTGGAGCTCACCGGATTTCGGCTACTTGAGAGGCTGGCAGGCTCGAACGTCTCCGACCTGAAGGACAGCGTCCTTCGCCTGGCGCGTCCGGCGTTGCGCATGAAGAAGGGCGAAGCGGCGGGCGTGCGAACCGCCGAGGAAGCCGAGGGCCGCGCCGAAGCCCGCGGGATCGGCGGCATCAGCCGTCTTCTGCGCCTGGTGCGGCCCGCGCCAGAGGTAGTGGAGACGAGCAGCGGCGGTGCCCCCGCGATCCCAGCCGGTGCCAGCAGGGTCGGGGGGCGTCCCGACCTGCCGCCTCGTTTTCCCTGGCCTCGCGGCGGCGATTGCCGAGCCATCTACAACGACGACACCACGGGCATCGAACGGCTCGCCGGGTTCCTTGCGCAGGTCAACCTCGCCGAGATCGCGCACACGCAGGCTGCCCGAGACCTTCCGGCGGCGGGGATGCTGTCGTTCTTCTCCTTCCAGGACGATGACAACCCCGACACGATCGGCGCGAAGGCGATCTACTTTCCTGACGTCTCGGTGCTGGCGCCAACCACTCCGCCGGAGGAGCTGACCGCCGGCAATGGCATCATCCCGCCGCGCCACCTGACGTTCGAGGAGACGCTCGACCTGCCGGAATACCACAGCGGCCCGTGGAGCGGGGAGATCACCCCCGATCCAGGGGCCGAATACGACGCGCTCGATCACTTCTCACGGTTGAACTTCGACAACTTGCTCGGCTACGGGCGCGCCACGTCGGGCGACGATCCTACGCCATCGAAGGAGTCACGGCACCTGATTCTGCTGCGGAATTCCTTCGAGGTCACGCTGCACATCCAGATCGGTCGTGACGCCCTCGCCGCCCGCGACTTCGATGCGATCACCCTTGCATGGGTGGACTTCGATCCCGGGTGGTGAAGCGGCAAAGCGCGCGATGGCCGCAGGGTTACGGAACCAGGAGCGTCTTGGTGGCTCGGCGCTGGTCGGGAGCGGAGAGAACGGCTGGAGAACGCCGTTAGCGCGTTCAGCGGCGCGGGGTGCCAACCAGGTACGTGACGGGAATGGGGGCGTGGCCGGTGAGCTGGCCGGCTTCCCAGTCGTAGTCGCCCAGCCCGTCCGCGAGGGCGCGCAACTCGTCAGGGGTGTAGCTGCGCAGGCAGGAGACGATGCCGTCCCACAGCACCAGCGCCGGCACCAGAGGGACCAGGTATGTCCAGAGGAAACGGCTCCACCGGAAGGGGCGGATGAAGGGGGTGGCGGCGAGGACGAGGAGCGGCGAGAAGAGCATGGCGGCGATGCAGCGCGCGCTCCGCTCGGTCACTTCGAAGATGCCGATTCCCTGGCCGTTTCGCACCGCGTCGGCCAGGATGGCGCGGGCGGCCGCGGGAGTGGAATGGTGAAAGGCGGTGAACATGGTGCGGAAGCCCCGCAGCTCCGCCGGCATCACCGCCGCGTCCACCGGCTCCGGGTGGAAGCCCAGCCGCCCGCCCGACTGCGATCGGGCGCGGCGGAACGCTTCCAGATTGGGGTAGCAGTCCGTGAACGTCACCTCCGCGTCCACCTCGCCGACCAGCCCCAGCCAGGGCCCGCCACCGCCCGAGCCCATGTCGACTACCCGCCGCTCGCCCAGCCGCGCCAGCACGCCGGTCAGCAAGGTTGCGACGGGGGCGTAGTTCTTTCCCGTCTTCAGCGCAAACTGCAGGAAGTCCGTCCCCGCGTCGCGGATGGGGGCGGGGCACCACGACTGGTCCTCGATCTCGAAAAAGTGGATGCGGCGCATCGCGGCTCCGGGGTGGAGGACGAACGGCCATCTCCCGGTATGATGCGCCGCGGAACTCCCCACAGTTAGAGGAGATCGCCCCATCCGCCGTGGGGTGATCTCCCGTGTCCGGCCGAGGGCGTCACCCCGCCATCATCCGTACGGCGGGACCGTGCACCCGCGCGGCCTCACCTTCTGCCAGGCTCGTGGATTCTTCAATCAACGCGGAACGCCCGGCGGTACCCTCACGGCCCTCCACGCTCCCCCGCCTGCGCCCCTCCCGCTCATCCCGCCGCCGGTGACACGGCCGGAGAAGCGGCGGGTCACCGGCCTCCCGTTCACCCGTTCCGTCAGGGTGAAGTCGATCCGCTCCCCCGCCAGCCGGCCGCTCACCCCCGGCCCGGTGAAGCGTTGGAAGCGCTGCCGGAGCTGCAGCGGAACCCGGCGTCCCTCCGGAGTGGTGAGCGCCCACCTCCCCGCCACCTTCGCCGGGATGGTCCAGGCGTACACCATCGCCCGGCCGATGCCCTGGTTCACCTTCACCTCTGCCACGCTGTCCGGCCGCCAGTCGCCCATGCCGAAGGCGTGCGACACCACCCGGGTGCCGGGGCGCAGCTGCTCGAACAGCTTCGGCCGGAGCTCCAGGTTGACGCGCGGGAGGAGGTACAGAGTGACGATGCTCGCCGAGCGAAGGTCGGTCTCGAACAGGTCCTGCTGGCGAAAGCGCACCCGGTTCTGCACCCCGCCACGACGGGCATTTGCGGTGGCCTCCTCCACCCGCACCGGGTTCAGGTCCACCCCCACCCCCCGAGTGCCGAAGCGCCGCGCCGCCTCTATCACGATGCGCCCGTCCCCGGAGCCCAGGTCGTACAGCACGTCGTTGCGCGTCGGCCTGGCGAGCGCGAGCATCCGCGCGACTACCTCGGAAGGCGTCGCGACGTAGGGTACGTCCAGCCCCGGCGGCTGCTGCGCCGCCAGGGGGAGTGCAAAGAGCGCCGCGAGGGCGCCCCAGCAAAGTCGAGCGGCGGTGTGCACCGGTGTTCCTCCTAGCGAAAGTGGTGAAGCCGGAAGATAGGCCACCGGGCGCGGCCGCGGCTACAGGCGATCGCGTGGGTAGACAATGGGCGCGCTATACACGGGGCCCCCCCGGCCTTTCAACCGTGGGCGGGCTCACACGAAAGAGGTAGAGCGGAGAGCTAGCGTATGGTCAGGGACCAGCAAGCCTCGGAATCGCACACCTGGTCTATCGTCCACCCCTGCTCAGATTGGACCACGCGGAAGTGATCGGGCCTGTAGTCCGGCCGCGGCTGATCTGTCGAAGGGTCGCGCGGATTCACTCCCTGGTAGAACACCATCCCCACGTCGTCCTGCTGCAGAACGAGGTCCTGGATGACCTCTTCGTTGACGCCAGAGTTTGGATCGACCCACCCGACCCGAATCGTCCCGCTCATGCCGGCGAAGCGCGCAAAGGCGTAGTGGTCCGTGCCCTCTACCTGCCAGCCGAGGTTCGTATCTCCCGTGAACCCGGTGAATGCCGGTTCGGGCTGGGTTTCCGCGGCGTCAGGCGCCTGAGGTGCCGCTTCTTCCAGCGCCTCCGGAGTGGCCTGCGTGGCGGGCTCCGCTGCATTCGTCGCCGGCTGCACGGCGGTGAATGCATTTCCCATAGTGGGCTGCACCAGCAGGTGGGGATTGTTCGCACCCCAGATTCCCATTGCCAGCAGCACAAAACCGCTGCCGGCGACGAGCGATACGATCCGCACGCCCGCGCCTACGCGCGGCATCTTGATCTCCTTGATCTCGAAGCCACCGCCCACGATTGCGGTGCCGATCAGGATTCCACCGATGATGAACGAAATGACTTCGATTGTCACTGGATTACCGCGGGAGGGGGGAAAGTGCCCAGAAAGGCCCCCGCACAACGCAAAAGCCGTGCACATTTGTTTCCGCTGCTGGCGGATGAAAAATCCCGCATAGATGCTTGCGTTCTCAGATCGGCGTGTGAACTGCGTAGCGGACAGAGCGCCCCAGATGCGACATTTGTGCGACATAGGAGGCGCGCAGGAGGTGGCCCGTTCCCGACCTCCTGATGGGGCATCCTGTGCTGCTGCGCTTGGGAGCGGAGGTCGCCGGGTTGCACAACCAACTTTGTTGGGCGACATCGATTCTGTCTCGATTGGCAATTGGCAATTCTGTCCGACTAATGGCAAAGTTGCCAATCCAATTGCCAATCTATGCGAGAGGGCTCAGAACCTCGGACGACACCGAACAGTTGCGTGGTTACCTACGCGCAGACGGTCTCGTTAGAGCCTGTTCTGAATCTCATCGGAGCTTGGGGTAGTTGCTGAGCATCAGCATGGCGAAGGCGAGGTAATGAAGGCTGGCGAAGGTCCCCGGCAGCCGCTCGTAGTTCTTCGCGAGCTGCCGGAAGCGGCTCATCCAGCCAAAGCTGCGTTCAACCCCCCAGCGTCTGGGCAGGAGAACGACGCCCTTCTTCGCCTTGGTGTGCTTGACCACCTGGAGCTGGATGCCGTGCTTGGCCGCCGAAGCCTCGGCCAACTCGCCCGTGTAGCCCTAATCCACGTAGGCCAACTCCACGGACTCGCCGGTCGCCTCCTTCACCGCGGCCGCGAGTTGCTCGACCTGCGCCCGGTCCTGTTCGTTGGCCGGCGTGACGTGGAGCGCCAGCAGGTGACCCACGTGTCGACGACCAGATGCACCTTGGTGCCTTTCTTCCGCTTGTGCCCGTCCTAGACTATGCCTTACCAGGGAGCGGACAACTATCGTCCAGCGAGGTGAGAGGCTTGCCTGGTACAAGTCGCTGCTCTATCGAGCAACAATATCCGCGTGCAGGCGATCTGCTCGGTCCGTCTCGTGGTATACCAAACCAATCAGAGACGACGGCCTAGTAAAATCAAACAGCACACGAGTCAAGAGACCGTCGCCGACAAATATCTTGCTACCAATTCTGTCGGCCGCGAGTGAACCGCGTCCGAAACGCGCCGGCCGAGCGGCTGCTGGAGTCTCTGCGTACGGCGCGAGTTCCTGTTTAGTTGCCCACCGTAACGGCTGCTCAAGCTTCCGCGATAGCTCGATGAGTTTCGTACCATCAATGTGAAGCTTTACAATAAGCCGACCATGTACAACATCGTGAATTCGGTCTATTCCTACAGGAATTACCCATGGTGTTAGATACTCGCCTGCTCGCAACGACTCACGAAAGTCGGTCATCTGCTCCAACGCATTCCGCAGGTCAACGTACGTTGACTCACGAGCGATGCCGTGGACACTGTTAAGTATTCCATCATCAATGTAGGGGGAGACGTGACTCATGAACTCCGCCTCATCATCGGCTGCACCGGCCATGTAAGCTACCACAGTTAGGGAATCGTCAATAACTCTAGCGGCAAATCCGGATTGAACAGCAGCGTCAATCAACTGTGAGTACTCTTCATCCCAACTTGATACACGAAAGTGTTCACGCGATGCGATGAATTTCACCCCGGTGCGTACGTCAACACCGTACTCCCTCGCAACCGCCCCTTCTGTGGCAGACAGCCGCGCTTGTTGGTCTAACGTACGGCGCACTTGCCTGCGAACCTTTTTACCGAACTCGGCTTCAAGTGCGGCGAGTTCCTCCTCATTCGGCTTTGGATTGCGCGATAGCAGATTCCCAATCGCGTCGTTCACGCGTCCCTCTTTGAGTTCCACCGTGCTGATTTCCGGAGGGGAATGGGTGAAATCGATTTTTAGGATATCGCCTGCGTGAATGCAGGAGGTAATGTCCGTTATAAGGGAAAATGAAAGAGAGTTGGATTGATTGTTTGCACGAGCACGACGTAGCGCTGCGGCAAGTGCAGCCTCAGAAATGCTCGTTGGTTTATCGTGATGGATGTACCGCCGGATCTTCCACTTCTCGTCTTGAAACATAGCCACAGCGATTGTATCCCCCAATGAGCGGAGGACTGCTTCACGGCTCTCTAACACGTTGGCTATAGCCTTGAATCGAGACGCGGCTTCACGATCCCGTTCCCGCCGCGCGTTCGCGAGAGACGCCGCCGTACTGCTCCTGCTAGTCTTGACTGCGAGAAGAGCCTGGACCAATAGTTCTTGCCCGCGAGCGTAGCCGCGATGGCACAGGCGGAAGAACCGACGTCTGTCACCTATGGGCATCCTTTCGAAGTCTAAAGTACGTCCTTCTCGTCGATATGCACGGAGACCAGCTTCTAGCACAAAGTAGGCGATCTCCCGCACTGCGGGCTCAAAAGCTGGCAGATCAGAGTGCTCGGTTGGTGAGATACTCACTTTGTGATCCGTGGGTGAGGTGAACGTTGGTCTCCTTAGGTATCGACCCGTAATCAAACTGTCCCTCCGAGCATTCGCTAGAGGACTTTTGAAGGGCGTGGAGTTGGATTGAGCGCTGGCCATGCCTAATGCCCCGTCATCTCAACGTGAGAGATCCAGCACCCCATGAGATGGGCGGACCCGCCGGGCGGCCCTGCCTCCGAACTCTTGAGAGATAGATCAGGTGCGTTCTCTTCTCCGCTACGACTCGCTCGTACGCCGATCCGGCCCGATCCGCATCCATGTGGCAGTCCCGCCAGAGTCGATTTGTTCCACAGTGGCAATACTCTTCCGTTGGGTTCCGCTGAAGACAAAGGGTCGGTGAGTAGTGCTGGATGCCTGGCCAGCGCCCCACGAGTTGCGTGTGGAGCGTCTTCCCGATCCACACCATGCAGAGCTCCACGTATTTGTAGAGCGGATGCACCCCCCACTGCCAGTCACCTGGCATGCAGGCGCAAATGCTCAGATCGGGATTTGTGTGATGAGAGGTGATCAGGATGCCTGCATCCCAAAATGCCCAGGCACGGACATCGGGAACTGGGACTACGGGGTCACCGAGTCGATCCCGCGGCCAGACAAGGCGATCGGGATGAAAAATGGGTATCTCTACGAGGAGGTGAGCCCGGTGGGGCAGAGACCTGAACAGCCCCACCGGCACCACCATGTACAGACAGTTCGAGGAGATACCGAGCACCCTTGTGCTTGGATGGTACTCGTAGAGCTCCTCGAGTTTGAGCACCTCGTTTAGAAGACGCTCGACGGGGTGGATGGGTCTACCGGACGTGGCTTCGGACGGTGATCCTTGCCGTGATCGGGCTGAGGATCGGGCTTCTTTGAGCCCTGGTTCTGCTGCGACATTTTTCTGTGTCTCCTTCCATGGGGTTTGAGCGGGGAGGTACGCAGGTCCCGGAACAATGTACCCCCCATGCTCGATTGCATGCCGACCGAGGCGATCGGCCACTTCTCCGAATTCGTGCAGCTCTCGGAGATCCATGCACGACCTCCCAACCAGTGCCGATGGAGGCCCCTCACTCCTCAGTGACACCTTTCGTCCCTACTTCTTCTTGCCGGTGCGCTGCGACAGAGTGCTGGCGGCAGCCGTCTTGCTCGCTGGGCTCGACCGCCCATCGCGCAACACCTTCGAAGCTGCGGTAGCGGCAGCCTTGGAGCTTACCTTGGCCGGAGCACTGGTCTGCGAGAGGGCGCTCCCAGCAGCGGCCTTCGAGCTTTTCCCAGTCGCCCCACTTCGGAGAGTCTGCGGGGCCTTCGACGCGGCCTTCGCACCGGTAGTCTTGTTGTTGGCCATCTCATCCTCCTCAATCGGCGTGGTACGGGAAGGTGAATTG is a genomic window of Longimicrobium sp. containing:
- a CDS encoding class I SAM-dependent methyltransferase, yielding MHTAARLCWGALAALFALPLAAQQPPGLDVPYVATPSEVVARMLALARPTRNDVLYDLGSGDGRIVIEAARRFGTRGVGVDLNPVRVEEATANARRGGVQNRVRFRQQDLFETDLRSASIVTLYLLPRVNLELRPKLFEQLRPGTRVVSHAFGMGDWRPDSVAEVKVNQGIGRAMVYAWTIPAKVAGRWALTTPEGRRVPLQLRQRFQRFTGPGVSGRLAGERIDFTLTERVNGRPVTRRFSGRVTGGGMSGRGAGGGAWRAVRVPPGVPR
- a CDS encoding AraC family transcriptional regulator, with product MTTAALVNYRARMRRVLDHIDQNLDGDLGLAALARVAAFSKYHFHRQFAATFGITVHRYVQLARMKRASYWLAFRDDANITAVALDAGYEASDAFTRAFRDRIGQTPSAFRNSPDWERWREAFAPLSQARSKLMANYSAADVNIREVPETPVAVMQHRGDPARIGETIQRFIAWRRAAALPPKVSATFNVFHDDPRTTAPAKYRLDLCAATGSPIAANDHGVEAGSIPGGRCAVLCVVGSADDLEPAALFLYRDWLPASGEEPRDFPLFCQRVTFFPDVPEHAAITDLYLPLK
- a CDS encoding DUF1963 domain-containing protein — encoded protein: MTLQLLEGERDWLVAVVRDLPNDAPRLAYANWLESRAPDRARFLREFVRASASMEPDDFPRADGLPEEWLELVGFRLLERLSDSNVPDLKDSVLRLARPALRMKLGDAAGARTAEEAERRAEVGGTGIISRLLRLVRPAPEVVETTGGVPAAIPVGASRIGGHPDLPPNYPWPRGRDCSGMDAEETAGYDALAGFLAQVNLAEIAHTQAARDLPSAGVLSFFAFQDDDENNPDTVGAKVVYFPDPAVLVPTEPPEELAATNGFIPPQRLTFEETLDLPEYRSGPWSGEITPDPKVRYDALEYFNELNFENMLGYGRATSGDDPTPSKESRHLILLRTVYGVALHIQIDRDALAARRFDRFTLAWVDVDPGW
- a CDS encoding DUF1963 domain-containing protein: MTLQLLEGERDRLAAVVEDLPNDAPRLAYADWLESRAPDRARFLREFVRASASMEPDDFPRADGLPEEWLELTGFRLLERLAGSNVSDLKDSVLRLARPALRMKKGEAAGVRTAEEAEGRAEARGIGGISRLLRLVRPAPEVVETSSGGAPAIPAGASRVGGRPDLPPRFPWPRGGDCRAIYNDDTTGIERLAGFLAQVNLAEIAHTQAARDLPAAGMLSFFSFQDDDNPDTIGAKAIYFPDVSVLAPTTPPEELTAGNGIIPPRHLTFEETLDLPEYHSGPWSGEITPDPGAEYDALDHFSRLNFDNLLGYGRATSGDDPTPSKESRHLILLRNSFEVTLHIQIGRDALAARDFDAITLAWVDFDPGW